In Cupriavidus basilensis, one genomic interval encodes:
- a CDS encoding ABC transporter substrate-binding protein has product MTIIRRALGAAALATSLACAALSPAAVAASLTIGMSGDITSLDPHYHNVTPNANVAEHMFEALIAKDEKMRFKPALALSWKPVDDTTWEIKLRPGVKFHDGSEFTSADVVYSLNRPATVKNSPSPYTIYTKGFKDITAVDKLTVRITTHGPYPLVPNDLSTIYMLSKKVAENASGDDFNSGRAMVGTGPYKFVSFRKGDRIELTRNDSYWGNKPEWDTVSLRILTNDAPRVAALLAGDVQVIENVPTSDIRKLSADPGVSVFKVPTFRMMYLHLDSNRDVTPFVTDKAGKPLARNPLKDARVRAAISHAISRQAIVDRVMEGAAEPTGQLVNATLFGHVPGLKPDTFDAAGAKKLLADAGYPDGFALTLHAPNNRYVNDEQVAQAIASMLARVGIQTRVEAMPSATFFTRANKLEFSFMLAGWGADTGEAGSSLKSLLATYDPAKGWGASNRGRYSNPALDAKLATALTTIDDRAREKLLQDATEIGIKDYGVIPLYFQINVWAAKKGYKVVPRQDERTYAFAITKGS; this is encoded by the coding sequence ATGACGATCATCCGCCGCGCCCTTGGCGCCGCAGCACTTGCCACAAGCCTCGCCTGCGCCGCACTCTCTCCAGCCGCTGTTGCTGCCAGCCTCACCATCGGCATGTCGGGGGACATCACCTCGCTGGATCCGCACTATCACAACGTCACGCCCAACGCGAACGTGGCCGAGCATATGTTCGAGGCCCTGATCGCCAAGGACGAGAAGATGCGCTTCAAGCCCGCGCTGGCGCTCTCGTGGAAGCCGGTCGACGACACCACCTGGGAAATCAAGCTGCGCCCCGGCGTGAAGTTCCACGACGGCAGCGAGTTCACCTCGGCCGACGTGGTCTACTCGCTGAACCGCCCCGCCACGGTCAAGAACAGCCCGTCGCCGTACACCATCTACACCAAGGGCTTCAAGGACATCACCGCGGTCGACAAGCTGACCGTGCGCATCACCACCCACGGTCCCTACCCGCTGGTGCCCAATGACCTCTCCACCATCTATATGCTGTCGAAGAAGGTCGCGGAGAACGCCAGCGGCGACGACTTCAACAGCGGCCGCGCGATGGTCGGCACCGGCCCGTACAAGTTCGTCAGCTTCCGCAAGGGCGACCGCATCGAGCTGACGCGCAATGACAGCTACTGGGGCAACAAGCCGGAGTGGGACACCGTATCGCTGCGCATCCTCACCAACGACGCGCCGCGCGTGGCAGCGCTGCTCGCCGGCGACGTGCAGGTCATCGAGAACGTGCCCACCTCGGATATCCGCAAGCTCTCCGCCGATCCCGGCGTGAGCGTGTTCAAGGTGCCGACCTTCCGCATGATGTACCTGCACCTGGACAGCAACCGCGACGTCACCCCCTTCGTCACCGACAAAGCCGGCAAGCCGCTCGCCAGGAACCCGCTCAAGGATGCGCGCGTGCGCGCCGCCATCTCGCACGCCATCTCGCGCCAGGCCATCGTCGACCGCGTGATGGAAGGCGCTGCCGAACCCACCGGGCAGCTCGTGAACGCCACGTTGTTCGGCCATGTGCCGGGCCTCAAGCCCGACACCTTCGACGCCGCGGGCGCCAAGAAGCTGCTGGCGGACGCGGGCTATCCCGACGGCTTCGCGCTCACGCTGCACGCGCCCAACAACCGCTACGTCAACGACGAACAAGTCGCGCAGGCGATTGCCTCCATGCTCGCGCGCGTCGGCATCCAGACCCGGGTTGAAGCCATGCCGTCCGCCACCTTCTTCACGCGCGCCAACAAGCTGGAGTTCTCCTTCATGCTTGCCGGCTGGGGCGCGGACACGGGCGAGGCTGGCTCGTCGCTGAAGTCGCTGCTGGCCACCTACGATCCGGCCAAGGGCTGGGGCGCATCCAATCGCGGGCGCTACAGCAATCCTGCGCTGGATGCCAAGCTGGCCACGGCGCTGACCACCATCGACGATCGCGCGCGCGAGAAGCTGCTGCAGGACGCGACCGAGATCGGGATCAAGGATTACGGCGTGATCCCGCTGTATTTCCAGATCAACGTATGGGCGGCGAAGAAGGGGTACAAGGTGGTGCCGCGCCAGGATGAGCGCACCTACGCATTCGCCATCACCAAAGGCTCCTGA
- a CDS encoding glutathione S-transferase family protein, producing MLKILGKASSINVRKVLWCCDELGLPFVREDWGSGYRATDTAEFLALNPNAMVPVLDDDGFVLWESNTIIRYLASQYGNGAIYPVAARERARVDQWMDWQATELNNAWRYAFMALVRQSPLHRDEREIAASVASWSRHIGILERRLAVTGGYVAGERFTLADIPIGLSVNRWYATPLPHPDYPAVADYFKRLGAREGFARHGCNGIA from the coding sequence ATGCTGAAGATCCTCGGAAAGGCCTCCTCCATCAATGTCCGCAAGGTGCTCTGGTGCTGCGACGAACTCGGCTTGCCGTTCGTGCGCGAGGACTGGGGCTCGGGCTACCGCGCCACCGATACGGCGGAATTCCTCGCGCTGAATCCAAACGCGATGGTGCCGGTGCTCGACGACGACGGCTTTGTGCTTTGGGAATCGAACACCATCATCCGCTACCTGGCGTCGCAGTATGGCAATGGCGCCATCTACCCGGTTGCGGCGCGCGAGCGCGCGCGGGTGGACCAATGGATGGACTGGCAGGCGACGGAGCTGAACAATGCGTGGCGCTATGCCTTCATGGCGCTGGTCAGGCAATCGCCGTTGCACCGGGACGAGCGGGAGATCGCGGCCTCCGTCGCCAGCTGGTCACGCCATATCGGCATCCTCGAGCGCCGGCTCGCGGTGACGGGCGGCTATGTCGCGGGCGAGCGCTTCACGCTCGCGGATATTCCGATCGGCTTGTCGGTAAACCGGTGGTACGCCACGCCGTTGCCGCATCCGGACTATCCGGCGGTGGCGGATTACTTCAAGCGGCTCGGCGCGCGGGAAGGGTTTGCGCGCCATGGGTGCAACGGCATTGCCTGA